The DNA window TGGCCGGATCATGTCCGTCATGCGCGCGGCCACCCGGCCCCGCAGGAATCGGCCAAACTTGCAGCCGCCGCCCCCAAGCCATACAATCTCGATCCTGCGGTAATGCGTACCCGTCATCGATTGGTCCGTCACCAACTAGAACAACAACTCATGCTTGCGCCAATGCGCGCAACAGGCAATTGGAGTAATCATGGCTTTCTTGCAAGGCAAAAAAATCCTCATCACCGGCCTGCTGTCCAACCGCTCGATCGCCTATGGCATCGCGCAGGCCTGCCACCGCGAAGGCGCCGAACTGGCCTTTACCTACGTTGGCGACCGCTTCAAGGACCGCATCACCGACTTCGCCGCCGAGTTCGGCAGCAAGCTGGTGTTCGATTGCGACGTGGCCAGCGATGAGCAGATCGAAGCGCTGTTCCGCGACCTGGGCCAGACCTGGGACAGCCTCGACGGGTTCGTGCACGCGATCGGCTTCGCGCCGCGCGAAGCGATTGCCGGTGAATTCCTCGATGGTTTCTCGCGTGAGAACTTCCGCGTGGCGCATGACATCTCGGCCTACAGCTTCCCGGCCATGGTGAAGGCCGCGCTGCCGATGCTGAAGGAAGGCTCGTCGGTGCTGACGCTGTCGTACCTGGGTGCCATGCGCGCGATTCCCTACTACAACACGATGGGCCTGGCCAAGGCCTCGCTGGAGGCATCGGTGCGCTACCTGGCCGAGAACCTGGGCCAGAAAGGCATCCGCTCGAACGGCATCTCGGCCGGCCCGATCAAGACGCTGGCCGCCTCGGGCATCAAGGATTTCTCGAAACTGCTGGGCTTTGCCGCCAGCCACGCGCCACTGCGCCGCAACGTGACGATCGAGGAAGTGGGCAACACGGCCGCATTCCTGCTGTCGCCGCTGTCCTCCGGCATCACCGGTGACATCATCTACGTCGACGGCGGCTTCTCGCATGTGATGGGCCTGAACGCCAGCGATTATCAATAATTGCAGTCGATCGTCCCGACGGCGCTCCCGCAACGCGGGCGCCGGCATCCGCGCCCGGCCTGCACGGTTTAGAAAACCGTGCAGGAATGAATCAAATCGGGTATGATGTCCTTTGTGCGTTGCAACAGACGGCGCACAAAGAAGAAGAATATAAGATTTATTCAGCTATTTAATCAGCTTCGCAAGCCTTCGCGCATCCCGGTTTCTTTGCTCGCGCTGTGTTCGATACAGCCAATGCTTATGTCCGGATGGCGCTTATAAAAAGCCCCCCGCCCCAGTGTGTCGCCGCAAATCATCGCTGCATGACACCGTCCCGGCGCAAAGCTTTTGTGCCGAAATTTCTATTCATGTTGTATAGAGTCATTTCGTTCGGTTGGCGTAGCTATGTTGCGTTCTGCAGGAACGCGCAATTTTACGAAAGATATACATGAGTT is part of the Pseudoduganella lutea genome and encodes:
- the fabI gene encoding enoyl-ACP reductase FabI, translating into MAFLQGKKILITGLLSNRSIAYGIAQACHREGAELAFTYVGDRFKDRITDFAAEFGSKLVFDCDVASDEQIEALFRDLGQTWDSLDGFVHAIGFAPREAIAGEFLDGFSRENFRVAHDISAYSFPAMVKAALPMLKEGSSVLTLSYLGAMRAIPYYNTMGLAKASLEASVRYLAENLGQKGIRSNGISAGPIKTLAASGIKDFSKLLGFAASHAPLRRNVTIEEVGNTAAFLLSPLSSGITGDIIYVDGGFSHVMGLNASDYQ